A stretch of Lactuca sativa cultivar Salinas chromosome 6, Lsat_Salinas_v11, whole genome shotgun sequence DNA encodes these proteins:
- the LOC111918787 gene encoding probable polygalacturonase produces MKHGGVWDAITCFAAVLVFLQCSCSAAGLVTCSGIVPMAYRSDKISITDFGAVGDGRTLNTKAFREAIYRIEHLKRRGGTLLYIPPGVYLTESFNLTSRMTLYLAKGAVIQATQDTTNWPLIAPLPSYGRGRERPGGRYMSFIHGDGLHDVIITGENGTIDGQGDVWWNMWRQRTLQFTRPNLVEFKDSRSIIISNVIFKNSPFWNIHPVYCSNVVIRYVTILAPPDSPNTDGIDPDSSSHVCIEDSYISTGDDLVAVKSGWDEYGIAYGRPSNDITIRRLTGSSPFAGIAVGSETSGGVTNVLAEHITLYNTGIGIHLKTNIGRGGIIRNITVSNVFMDKVRKGIKIAGDVGDHPDENYNPNALPVMKHIRIKNVWGENVQQPGLIQGLKNSPFTDICLSNINLFGSSGAKNVPWKCADVSGGAVQVSPSPCSELISSRQTGECSVPF; encoded by the exons ATGAAGCACGGGGGAGTTTGGGATGCAATTACGTGTTTCGCCGCCGTATTAGTGTTCCTGCAGTGCTCCTGCTCGGCGGCTGGATTAGTTACTTGTTCTGGAATTGTGCCGATGGCATACCGGAGCGATAAGATCTCAATAACTGATTTTGGTGCTGTCGGAGATGGTAGAACGCTGAATACGAAAGCGTTCAGGGAGGCGATTTACCGGATTGAGCATTTGAAGAGGAGAGGAGGGACGCTTCTTTACATTCCTCCTGGTGTTTATCTAACAGAGAGCTTCAATCTTACTAGTCGAATGACTCTGTATCTAGCTAAAGGCGCTGTTATCCAAGCTACACAG GACACAACTAACTGGCCTCTTATTGCTCCATTGCCTTCTTATGGAAGAGGAAGAGAACGTCCAGGTGGAAGATACATGAGCTTCATCCATGGAGATGGTCTCCATGATGTCATTATTACTG GTGAGAATGGGACAATAGATGGGCAAGGTGATGTGTGGTGGAACATGTGGAGACAGAGAACCTTGCAGTTCACTAGACCAAATCTTGTTGAGTTCAAGGATTCGAGAAGCATCATTATTTCTAATGTCATCTTCAAGAATTCACCTTTCTGGAACATTCATCCTGTATACTGCAG TAATGTTGTTATCCGATATGTTACAATATTGGCTCCACCTGACTCTCCCAACACCGATGGAATTGATCCAG ATTCAAGCTCCCATGTATGCATCGAAGACTCCTACATTTCAACAGGAGATGACCTGGTGGCAGTAAAAAGCGGATGGGATGAATACGGAATTGCATACGGCCGCCCAAGTAATGACATCACAATCCGGCGACTCACCGGTTCATCTCCGTTCGCTGGAATCGCAGTCGGAAGCGAAACTTCCGGTGGAGTAACTAACGTGTTGGCAGAACACATAACCCTTTACAACACCGGAATCGGAATCCATCTAAAGACAAACATTGGTCGTGGCGGAATCATAAGAAACATAACCGTTTCCAATGTTTTCATGGATAAAGTCCGGAAAGGAATCAAGATTGCCGGTGATGTCGGCGATCATCCTGACGAAAACTATAACCCGAATGCGTTACCGGTAATGAAACATATCAGGATTAAGAATGTTTGGGGTGAAAATGTCCAGCAGCCGGGGTTAATCCAGGGTTTAAAGAACTCACCTTTTACAGATATTTGTCTGTCTAATATTAATCTGTTTGGGTCAAGTGGGGCCAAAAATGTTCCTTGGAAGTGTGCCGATGTTAGTGGTGGTGCGGTGCAAGTTAGCCCATCACCGTGTTCGGAGCTCATTAGCAGTCGTCAGACAGGTGAGTGCTCTGTACCTTTCTGA